In a single window of the Blastopirellula retiformator genome:
- a CDS encoding ExbD/TolR family protein, translating to MRRVSPYIDRQSLQIAMTPMIDVVFLLLVFFLWTASFQVVEYSLPSSITPPMGTGAQVQPPPEMADFEQVVVRLQVENDRLVWKVNDQPRFQLAEVRQLMQVLATIKNDVPLVIDADGAVGVGDVIDIYDLARELNFQDIKFAVDAKS from the coding sequence ATGCGCCGCGTTTCTCCTTACATCGATCGCCAAAGCCTGCAGATTGCGATGACGCCGATGATCGACGTCGTCTTTCTGCTGCTCGTTTTCTTCCTGTGGACCGCCAGTTTTCAGGTTGTTGAGTATTCGCTCCCCAGTTCGATCACGCCGCCCATGGGAACCGGCGCCCAGGTGCAGCCGCCGCCCGAGATGGCCGACTTCGAGCAAGTCGTCGTTCGCCTGCAGGTCGAAAACGATCGCCTGGTCTGGAAAGTGAACGATCAGCCCCGTTTCCAATTGGCCGAGGTACGGCAGCTAATGCAGGTGCTGGCCACGATCAAAAACGACGTGCCGCTGGTGATCGATGCCGATGGCGCCGTCGGCGTGGGTGACGTTATTGACATCTATGACCTGGCCCGCGAACTCAACTTTCAAGACATTAAATTTGCCGTCGACGCGAAGAGCTGA
- a CDS encoding ExbD/TolR family protein — MKVHANLRPGQFDFNMTPMIDVVFLLIIFFLVSSHLAKQESQLPLPLPTAETGTEIVDDQSPRVVVNVERDGRILLAGKAVSLEEIGRRLEFQRGQSGDDLEVRIRCDRNVPYEYVKPIMLAAAEAGVWNVNFAVIRQEDAR, encoded by the coding sequence ATGAAAGTCCACGCCAACCTCCGGCCGGGACAATTCGACTTCAACATGACGCCGATGATCGACGTCGTGTTTCTGCTGATCATCTTCTTTCTCGTTTCCAGCCATTTGGCGAAGCAAGAAAGTCAGTTGCCGCTGCCGCTGCCGACTGCCGAAACGGGAACCGAGATCGTCGACGATCAAAGTCCTCGCGTGGTGGTCAACGTCGAGCGTGACGGCCGCATCTTGCTGGCCGGCAAAGCGGTCAGCCTGGAAGAGATCGGCCGCCGGCTGGAGTTTCAGCGCGGGCAATCAGGCGACGACCTGGAAGTTCGCATCCGCTGCGATCGCAACGTGCCGTACGAATACGTCAAACCAATCATGTTGGCCGCCGCCGAAGCAGGCGTCTGGAACGTCAACTTCGCCGTGATCCGGCAGGAGGATGCCCGCTAA
- a CDS encoding MotA/TolQ/ExbB proton channel family protein, whose amino-acid sequence MTRILIWSVAIAITGGGYWLTSGQGSQANLLLAQSPAAPTGTTPVAPIQAAPVEPPPETGFLDILLSGGIVGNLIMLLLLALSLTAAYLVFEHAMAIRHKELSPPGVGDEVRDLLAAGNVKEAEKICHANPSFLSFVLLSGIAELDSGWSGVEKALEDSVAEQSARLFRKIEYLSVIGNIAPMVGLLGTVTGMIFAFQQVASTQGAAGAADLAEGIYQALVTTVGGLLVAIPSLGAFAVFRNWVDELVAECAYEAQQVFTPLKRRRRQAAAAPSGGRNG is encoded by the coding sequence ATGACCCGCATCCTGATCTGGTCCGTAGCGATTGCGATAACTGGCGGCGGTTATTGGCTGACCTCCGGCCAAGGCTCGCAGGCGAACCTGCTGCTCGCGCAGAGCCCCGCCGCGCCGACAGGTACGACGCCGGTTGCGCCGATCCAAGCGGCGCCAGTCGAGCCGCCCCCGGAGACCGGCTTTCTCGACATCCTGCTCTCCGGCGGGATCGTCGGCAACTTGATCATGCTGCTGCTGTTAGCGCTGTCGCTGACCGCCGCTTACCTGGTGTTTGAGCATGCGATGGCGATTCGTCACAAAGAGCTTTCGCCCCCCGGCGTGGGCGACGAAGTCCGCGATCTGCTTGCCGCCGGCAACGTCAAAGAGGCGGAGAAAATCTGTCACGCCAATCCCAGCTTCCTTTCGTTCGTCTTGCTCAGCGGCATTGCCGAACTCGACAGCGGTTGGAGCGGCGTTGAGAAAGCGCTCGAAGATTCGGTCGCCGAGCAATCGGCTCGCCTGTTCCGCAAGATCGAGTATCTCTCGGTGATCGGCAACATCGCCCCGATGGTCGGCCTGCTCGGTACCGTGACCGGGATGATTTTCGCCTTCCAGCAAGTCGCCAGTACGCAAGGAGCCGCTGGCGCTGCCGATCTGGCGGAAGGCATTTACCAGGCGCTGGTCACGACGGTCGGGGGGTTGCTGGTCGCGATTCCGTCGTTGGGCGCCTTCGCCGTCTTCCGCAACTGGGTCGATGAACTGGTCGCCGAATGCGCCTATGAAGCGCAGCAAGTCTTCACCCCGCTCAAGCGGCGGCGCCGTCAGGCGGCGGCCGCGCCTTCGGGAGGCCGCAACGGATGA
- a CDS encoding tetratricopeptide repeat protein, with amino-acid sequence MSSVAVAEDRVYLRSSADSRTPEVYVGQIDDYTGQTLKMTTLSGRSIEIPAAKVASVESEWPEAMRAAQALFAQEKFAEAEIAFQQAYRAEPRGWVKRMLIAETARCRRNLGRNDAAGEAFLALVASDPYTPYLDAMPLAWKTGEPDVNLHRAAIAWLEKTDSPYAQLMGASFLLSAAERTKAIAALERLKSAAPAELALLAEMQLWRTEPPARDADKTAARRKQIEQLPANVQSGPRLLLGDALARDDQHEQATIEYLRIPILDNIDRPLAAEALLRAGKQLELMGRPAAAKRLYREIITDYPAAGVIGREASSRLEQAGGASP; translated from the coding sequence ATGAGTAGCGTTGCGGTCGCGGAAGATCGCGTCTATTTGCGGTCGAGCGCTGACTCCCGAACTCCGGAGGTCTACGTCGGCCAGATCGACGACTACACCGGCCAAACCTTGAAGATGACGACGCTAAGCGGTCGCTCGATCGAGATCCCCGCGGCGAAAGTGGCGAGCGTCGAGTCAGAGTGGCCCGAGGCGATGCGCGCGGCCCAAGCCTTGTTCGCCCAAGAGAAATTTGCCGAGGCCGAAATCGCCTTTCAACAGGCGTACCGCGCCGAACCGCGCGGCTGGGTCAAACGCATGCTGATCGCCGAGACCGCCCGCTGCCGGCGAAACCTGGGCCGCAATGACGCCGCTGGCGAAGCGTTTCTCGCGTTGGTCGCCTCCGACCCTTATACGCCGTACCTCGACGCAATGCCGCTGGCCTGGAAGACCGGAGAGCCCGACGTCAATCTGCATCGTGCGGCGATCGCGTGGCTCGAGAAGACCGACTCTCCCTATGCACAACTCATGGGCGCCAGTTTTCTGCTGAGCGCCGCCGAACGCACGAAAGCAATCGCCGCCTTAGAACGCCTGAAGTCTGCCGCCCCGGCCGAACTCGCACTGCTGGCGGAGATGCAACTGTGGCGAACCGAACCGCCTGCTCGCGACGCTGACAAGACCGCCGCACGGCGCAAGCAGATCGAACAGTTGCCGGCCAACGTGCAAAGCGGGCCGCGTCTGTTGCTGGGCGACGCACTTGCCCGCGACGATCAGCATGAGCAAGCGACGATCGAGTACCTGCGAATTCCGATCCTCGATAACATCGACCGACCGCTGGCGGCCGAAGCGCTGCTGCGGGCCGGTAAACAACTCGAACTCATGGGACGCCCCGCTGCGGCGAAGCGTCTTTATCGCGAAATCATCACCGACTATCCCGCCGCTGGCGTGATCGGGCGCGAAGCCTCGTCACGTTTGGAACAAGCTGGCGGCGCCTCGCCGTAA
- a CDS encoding vWA domain-containing protein translates to MITPVHPPEAETDKAPRRFAMPAWAMSMLVHVTIIVVLAITIRTTPRGAASEPSRSGGIVLAERSEGRTEYVDGDADDSESGESAASTADSSLSESLPSVDQPPLDMAGFLPTGDASDAAASEMSGLPGASGLTGGGGGKAGLDGAGTTRVFGIEGTGSRFAYVFDRSGSMGNSAGRPLAAAKSELLASLRDLDKLHQFQIIFYNEEPRVFNPLGGTPRLMFADDQGKALAQQFVGSIAATGGTDHLKALHMALAMNPDVLFFLTDADGAPSEQEMADIRRRNRSAVINTIEFGVGPWDGRRNFLVRLAEENGGQHVYVDTSKLRPRR, encoded by the coding sequence ATGATCACGCCTGTCCATCCGCCGGAGGCTGAAACCGACAAAGCGCCCCGCCGTTTTGCGATGCCGGCTTGGGCGATGTCGATGCTGGTCCATGTGACGATCATCGTGGTGTTGGCGATCACCATCCGCACCACGCCCCGGGGCGCCGCGAGCGAACCAAGTCGCAGCGGCGGCATTGTGCTGGCCGAGCGATCGGAAGGCCGGACCGAATATGTCGACGGCGACGCCGATGATAGCGAATCAGGGGAGAGCGCCGCGTCGACCGCTGACTCTTCGCTTTCCGAGAGCCTGCCCTCGGTCGATCAGCCGCCGCTCGACATGGCCGGCTTTTTGCCGACCGGCGACGCCAGCGACGCCGCCGCCTCCGAAATGTCCGGTCTGCCGGGCGCGAGCGGTTTGACCGGCGGCGGTGGCGGCAAAGCGGGCCTTGATGGCGCCGGCACGACGCGGGTCTTTGGCATCGAGGGAACCGGCAGTCGCTTCGCCTACGTCTTCGATCGCTCTGGCAGCATGGGCAATTCGGCCGGTCGTCCCTTGGCCGCCGCCAAAAGCGAACTGCTGGCCAGCCTCCGCGATCTCGACAAGCTGCACCAGTTTCAGATCATCTTCTACAACGAAGAGCCGCGTGTTTTCAATCCGCTCGGCGGCACGCCGCGGTTGATGTTCGCCGACGATCAAGGCAAAGCGCTGGCCCAACAGTTTGTCGGCAGCATCGCCGCGACCGGCGGTACCGATCACCTGAAAGCGCTCCACATGGCGCTGGCGATGAATCCCGACGTCCTCTTCTTTTTGACCGACGCCGACGGCGCCCCTTCCGAGCAAGAGATGGCCGACATTCGTCGCCGCAACCGCAGCGCCGTGATTAACACGATCGAGTTCGGCGTGGGCCCCTGGGATGGACGACGCAACTTCCTGGTTCGCCTGGCCGAAGAAAACGGCGGACAACACGTCTACGTCGACACCTCGAAACTGAGGCCGCGCCGTTGA
- the def gene encoding peptide deformylase: MPLEVVHYPHPTLRYKSKPVKRVDADLRKIVDEMFELMYENRGIGLAANQVDLPIRLFIINLSGTKGEGEELVFINPVISRPKGNAEEEEGCLSLPQVYGPVKRPAEIQLDSYNLQGQLFSKRIDGMLARVVQHETDHLDGIMFFDRMQPAPLQEIAYDIEEFVIDYKSRKDVGGLPSDEEIAERRQQYEETYC; this comes from the coding sequence TTGCCGCTTGAAGTCGTTCACTACCCGCACCCCACGCTTCGTTACAAATCGAAACCGGTCAAACGGGTCGACGCCGATCTGCGCAAGATCGTCGATGAGATGTTCGAGCTGATGTACGAGAATCGCGGTATCGGCCTGGCCGCCAATCAGGTCGACCTGCCGATTCGCCTGTTCATCATCAATCTGTCGGGGACGAAGGGAGAAGGGGAAGAACTGGTCTTCATCAACCCAGTCATCTCGCGGCCGAAAGGGAACGCGGAAGAAGAGGAAGGTTGTTTGAGCCTGCCGCAGGTCTACGGCCCGGTCAAACGCCCGGCCGAAATCCAACTCGACTCGTACAACTTGCAGGGGCAACTCTTCAGCAAGCGCATCGACGGCATGCTGGCCCGCGTGGTGCAGCACGAAACCGACCACCTGGACGGCATCATGTTCTTCGATCGGATGCAACCGGCGCCGCTACAAGAGATCGCCTACGACATTGAAGAGTTCGTGATCGACTACAAGAGCCGCAAAGATGTAGGCGGCTTGCCGAGCGACGAGGAAATCGCGGAACGCCGGCAGCAGTATGAAGAGACGTATTGCTAG
- a CDS encoding REP-associated tyrosine transposase yields MAHRRRIADDERFCHFLTFGCDARRNLLELEQPCRILLGQLNAQLLKYSAKCVGYVIMPNHVHALIWLPETGRLSSFIQDWKRQSSFQIRSWYAEQNVQYLKESGSIDRLWTPRFYSFPIYSQEKLIEKLGYMHQNPVRAGLVERIVDWKFSSARWYELRKSVGVPIEWIF; encoded by the coding sequence ATGGCACATCGTCGCCGAATTGCTGACGATGAACGGTTCTGCCACTTTCTTACCTTTGGCTGCGACGCACGTCGCAATTTGCTCGAACTTGAGCAGCCATGTCGCATCTTGTTGGGCCAGCTAAACGCGCAACTTCTCAAATATTCGGCAAAGTGCGTCGGCTATGTGATCATGCCGAATCATGTTCATGCATTGATTTGGCTTCCTGAGACTGGACGGCTTAGTAGCTTCATTCAAGATTGGAAGCGGCAGTCCAGCTTTCAGATACGGAGCTGGTATGCTGAACAGAACGTGCAATACCTGAAAGAGAGCGGTTCCATTGATCGACTTTGGACGCCAAGGTTCTACTCGTTTCCGATTTACTCTCAAGAGAAACTGATCGAGAAGCTGGGCTACATGCACCAGAATCCGGTTCGTGCCGGCTTGGTAGAGCGTATCGTCGACTGGAAGTTCAGCTCAGCGCGATGGTACGAGCTGCGGAAGAGTGTTGGCGTGCCGATTGAGTGGATCTTCTAG
- a CDS encoding response regulator — protein MADTNKILIADDNQANVELLEAYLAGVDCNVEIAVNGQDALDKAASFMPDLILLDVMMPKLSGFEVCQKLKSDPATSRIMILMVTALNELGDIERAVTAGTDDFLSKPVNKVELLKRVSNMLRIKDMQDENERLRRYIDDMESESGHDPKAE, from the coding sequence ATGGCCGACACCAACAAAATCCTGATCGCCGACGATAATCAAGCCAACGTCGAACTGCTGGAAGCGTACCTGGCCGGCGTCGATTGCAACGTAGAAATCGCCGTCAACGGCCAAGATGCGCTCGACAAAGCGGCGTCGTTTATGCCGGACTTGATCTTGCTCGACGTGATGATGCCGAAGCTGAGCGGTTTTGAAGTTTGCCAAAAATTGAAGAGCGACCCCGCCACCTCGCGGATCATGATCCTGATGGTGACGGCGCTCAACGAATTAGGAGACATCGAACGTGCCGTTACTGCCGGAACAGATGATTTCCTCTCGAAGCCCGTCAACAAAGTCGAGCTGCTCAAGCGGGTCTCGAACATGCTCCGAATCAAGGACATGCAAGACGAAAACGAACGGCTCCGCCGGTACATCGACGACATGGAAAGCGAATCGGGACACGACCCGAAAGCAGAATAA
- a CDS encoding YcxB family protein gives MQVEFEYCPEDSVAFESETTPQRNVILPVIIGGVMIGIPGIAPALALGYNWVALMIAIVYFSCLVRYVQRLSLKPQPVTLAPGPMQVRLEPNYLEMWTDHNRGRIAWSHVERTVVERDFATLYESEQRKTPIPRRAFDTPHAMQEFVQLAEQYRLAAQETTPPEIGLYDDDFFAAWTRDAGLSVEYENSRADWSYVMEKGATEYPWQNRGARIGRNALYLVLSVIMGGMAFGVGHPGFTAFALVASAAFWYVGSITLLTIFREIRREQDIPADWLCRRNLFISPAGLISLTPFAIFCSDWLTLAVVQNTGFIYLTDTGGTVYYTTPKRAFPTFGQAEHFAHEAENWHEAAYIAYCERVAEEAEQVKRDAAPSDEENPFRSPQT, from the coding sequence ATGCAAGTCGAGTTTGAATATTGCCCCGAAGATTCGGTCGCCTTTGAATCCGAGACGACGCCACAGCGGAATGTGATTCTGCCGGTGATCATCGGCGGCGTCATGATCGGCATTCCCGGCATCGCGCCGGCGCTTGCGCTCGGCTACAACTGGGTCGCGTTGATGATCGCGATCGTTTACTTCAGTTGCTTGGTGCGCTACGTGCAGCGTTTGTCTCTCAAACCGCAGCCGGTCACCTTGGCCCCTGGACCGATGCAGGTTCGCCTGGAGCCGAACTATCTGGAGATGTGGACCGACCACAACCGCGGCCGTATCGCCTGGTCGCACGTCGAGCGAACTGTCGTCGAGCGGGATTTCGCGACGCTCTACGAAAGCGAGCAGCGGAAGACGCCAATCCCGCGCCGGGCGTTCGACACGCCGCACGCAATGCAAGAGTTCGTGCAACTAGCCGAGCAATATCGGCTTGCCGCCCAAGAAACGACGCCGCCGGAGATCGGCCTGTATGACGACGATTTTTTCGCCGCATGGACCCGCGACGCCGGGCTAAGCGTTGAGTACGAGAACAGCCGCGCCGATTGGTCGTACGTGATGGAAAAAGGAGCGACCGAGTACCCCTGGCAAAATCGGGGCGCTCGTATCGGCCGCAACGCCCTTTATCTGGTGCTCAGCGTCATCATGGGTGGGATGGCGTTTGGCGTCGGCCATCCTGGATTTACCGCGTTCGCCTTAGTCGCATCGGCCGCCTTCTGGTATGTCGGCTCGATCACGCTACTGACGATTTTCCGCGAAATTCGACGTGAGCAAGACATTCCCGCCGACTGGCTCTGCCGCCGGAACCTGTTTATCTCGCCCGCAGGCTTGATCAGCCTGACCCCCTTTGCCATTTTCTGCAGCGATTGGCTCACCCTCGCCGTGGTGCAGAACACCGGCTTCATCTATCTGACCGATACGGGAGGTACGGTCTACTACACGACTCCCAAGCGGGCGTTCCCGACGTTCGGCCAGGCTGAACACTTCGCCCATGAGGCCGAAAACTGGCACGAAGCGGCCTACATCGCCTATTGCGAGCGAGTCGCGGAAGAAGCCGAACAAGTCAAGCGCGACGCCGCGCCGTCCGACGAAGAAAACCCGTTCCGCTCTCCGCAAACTTGA
- a CDS encoding YcxB family protein: MDVEFETSKADLAAFQEAAPPLSYLKQYAVFLCLFLIFTGPAFLPYFASGRTIAGVVFLSIFSAIWIAILYQANRHERRKLITCEHLQLRLDPRGLVEREDHATTWVSWSLIEKTNAFPNVIQILFTSNAHILIPARAFASEEETSRFVQLAEQYRVAASELPATPFPSPTEEFYPAWAAGITQAIEYQNNADELAYVVANGVPPLKRPNIYLSSLHSLAWLIGAALVLAWGMANPPIDTNLVTIAQESRRFDMPMYIASVIWFVVSLVGSSTAIRWYNRSRMSTTFLTPRRLTMTAKGYLLQTAAVTHCGQWKNLKQVDQNAEFLAFKNQIDQHICVVPKKAFATPQLAQEFADEAQLYWQDAQQPDETELGDDVIQAELADGDNPYRSPHA; this comes from the coding sequence ATGGACGTCGAATTTGAAACCAGCAAAGCCGATCTTGCGGCGTTTCAGGAAGCGGCGCCTCCGCTTTCGTATTTGAAGCAGTACGCCGTTTTCCTTTGCCTGTTTTTGATCTTCACTGGCCCGGCGTTTCTGCCTTACTTCGCCAGCGGTCGAACGATCGCCGGAGTTGTCTTTTTATCGATCTTCTCCGCCATCTGGATAGCGATCCTCTACCAAGCCAATCGACACGAGCGACGCAAGCTGATTACCTGCGAGCATTTGCAGCTGCGTCTTGATCCGCGCGGACTTGTCGAGCGAGAAGATCACGCCACGACCTGGGTCTCGTGGTCTTTGATTGAAAAAACCAACGCTTTTCCAAACGTGATTCAGATTCTCTTTACCTCCAATGCGCACATCCTGATTCCTGCCAGGGCATTCGCTTCCGAAGAAGAGACAAGCCGTTTCGTTCAACTTGCGGAACAATACCGAGTAGCTGCGAGTGAACTACCAGCCACTCCATTCCCATCGCCTACCGAAGAATTCTATCCCGCCTGGGCTGCTGGAATCACGCAGGCGATCGAATACCAAAACAACGCCGACGAATTGGCGTACGTGGTCGCCAACGGCGTTCCCCCTTTGAAGCGTCCCAACATTTATCTCAGCTCTTTGCACTCGCTGGCGTGGCTGATAGGCGCCGCGTTGGTACTTGCCTGGGGCATGGCGAATCCGCCGATCGACACCAATCTCGTAACGATTGCCCAAGAAAGTCGCAGATTCGATATGCCGATGTACATTGCATCGGTGATATGGTTCGTCGTTTCCTTGGTGGGCAGCTCGACGGCGATACGCTGGTACAATCGCAGTCGCATGTCGACAACATTCTTGACGCCACGTCGCCTGACGATGACCGCAAAAGGCTATCTCCTCCAGACTGCCGCGGTAACGCACTGCGGCCAATGGAAGAACCTGAAACAGGTCGATCAAAACGCCGAGTTCCTGGCGTTTAAGAACCAAATTGACCAGCATATCTGCGTCGTGCCCAAAAAAGCGTTCGCCACCCCACAACTGGCGCAGGAGTTCGCCGACGAAGCGCAGCTATACTGGCAAGACGCCCAGCAACCGGACGAAACGGAACTAGGCGACGACGTCATCCAGGCCGAACTCGCCGACGGCGACAATCCGTACCGATCCCCTCACGCCTAA
- a CDS encoding M3 family oligoendopeptidase has protein sequence MDDFSNFCLPNPNLDEVTAEYASLQTELEAALGDSKTSDDALRAVVAKWDQLRRRLESWSNLVEIRFNQETNDPKYKAAQDYRDEISPKLTELNVNIQEMLVETPLRPRLEAIFGEHAFKLWEVQNSTFDPCIHDDLVQESKLVSRYNELTAGAKIEFQGEEYNLSSIAKFEEHADRDIRYGAARAMWQWYAANRADLDQIFAELVTIRHGIAQKLGYDSFVELAYRRMSRTDYGAEEVARYRDEVREHVVPLCREIHRTQKETLNLEDLMFWDEGLFDSAGNPAPLGAYEEQIELAQRMFNDMNVDLGQFFQLMCDKNLLDLKIRPWKAGGGFCSSLPSEELPFIFANYNGSKGDVEVFTHEMGHAFQCYSSFDGAALLEHVWPTYEACEIHSMSLEFLTWPHMEMFFGDAAERFRRIHLLTSILFLPYGVAIDHFQHAIFAEPDATPERRHAIWQEMERLYLPDTNYGDLPHVSTGGRWQQKRHIYMSPFYYIDYTLAQCCALQFWVRSERDFAQTMQEYVDLCKRGGTLPFSGLVDSAGLKNPFKPGSLKEVVQQAREYLKL, from the coding sequence ATGGATGATTTTTCGAACTTCTGCCTGCCCAATCCCAATCTGGATGAGGTGACGGCAGAATATGCTTCGCTCCAAACCGAGCTCGAGGCCGCACTAGGCGACTCGAAGACGTCGGACGATGCGCTGCGAGCCGTCGTGGCCAAATGGGACCAATTGCGCCGTCGGCTTGAGTCGTGGAGCAACCTGGTCGAGATCCGTTTCAATCAAGAGACGAACGACCCCAAATACAAAGCGGCGCAAGACTACCGCGACGAGATCTCCCCCAAGCTGACCGAGCTGAACGTCAACATCCAAGAGATGCTGGTCGAAACGCCGCTGCGTCCGCGATTGGAGGCGATCTTTGGCGAGCATGCGTTCAAGCTGTGGGAAGTGCAGAACAGCACCTTTGATCCCTGTATCCATGACGACCTAGTGCAAGAGTCGAAGCTCGTCTCGCGCTATAACGAACTGACCGCCGGCGCCAAGATCGAGTTCCAGGGAGAAGAGTACAACCTCTCCAGCATCGCCAAGTTTGAAGAGCACGCCGATCGCGACATTCGCTACGGCGCCGCCCGGGCGATGTGGCAATGGTACGCCGCCAATCGCGCCGATCTCGATCAGATCTTCGCCGAGCTGGTCACGATCCGGCATGGCATCGCGCAGAAGCTAGGCTACGACAGCTTTGTCGAGCTGGCCTATCGCCGCATGTCGCGAACCGACTATGGCGCCGAAGAGGTCGCCCGGTATCGGGACGAAGTTCGCGAGCATGTCGTCCCCCTGTGTCGCGAGATCCATCGCACGCAGAAAGAGACCCTGAATCTTGAGGACTTGATGTTCTGGGACGAAGGGCTGTTCGATAGCGCCGGCAATCCGGCGCCGCTCGGCGCCTACGAAGAGCAGATCGAGCTGGCGCAGCGGATGTTCAACGATATGAACGTCGACCTCGGCCAGTTCTTCCAGCTGATGTGCGACAAGAATCTGCTTGACCTGAAGATTCGCCCCTGGAAAGCCGGCGGCGGTTTCTGTTCGAGCTTGCCCAGCGAAGAGTTGCCGTTCATCTTCGCCAACTACAACGGCTCGAAGGGAGACGTCGAAGTCTTCACGCACGAAATGGGACATGCGTTTCAGTGCTATAGCAGCTTCGATGGCGCGGCCCTGCTGGAACATGTCTGGCCCACGTACGAAGCTTGCGAGATTCACTCGATGAGTCTCGAGTTCCTCACCTGGCCGCACATGGAGATGTTCTTCGGCGACGCAGCCGAACGCTTCCGCCGGATTCACCTGCTGACGTCGATCTTGTTCCTGCCGTATGGCGTGGCGATCGATCATTTCCAACATGCGATCTTCGCCGAGCCTGACGCAACGCCCGAGCGGCGGCACGCGATCTGGCAAGAGATGGAACGGCTTTACCTGCCCGACACCAACTACGGCGACCTGCCGCATGTTTCGACCGGCGGACGTTGGCAGCAAAAGCGGCACATCTATATGTCGCCGTTTTACTACATCGACTACACGCTGGCGCAGTGCTGTGCGCTGCAGTTTTGGGTGCGGTCGGAGCGCGACTTCGCCCAAACGATGCAAGAGTACGTCGACCTCTGCAAACGAGGCGGCACGCTGCCTTTCTCCGGCCTGGTCGACAGCGCCGGCCTGAAGAACCCGTTCAAGCCCGGCAGCTTGAAGGAAGTGGTCCAGCAGGCCCGCGAGTATCTGAAGCTGTAA
- a CDS encoding DUF4282 domain-containing protein, whose product MAEEFYLKANENAPETGPFSSKKMRQLAAAGQITPETLVRRGESSWVHATSVRGLELPSGPPPTVAPSTAAPVSTAGEVPMGIPVETPDEVKSSIPTSLDDDHGISLPSRLPDPTGGTGEAQVKGVGEEPRAFDEDAPTPPSITAPPPPPPAAPAAVAVDPPKEEEPEISEMISVAPSDKSSGKGKKKKGKVRAARAPSSGSSSGGGLGGLFSFKTMIAPSVIKIVFYVGLTLILLGWLGGTAALLLIGMFSGQPLTAAIGVAATYFVVGGVISLLKILLLRIGAEVVIAYFQAVEDLAAIRERGAEKV is encoded by the coding sequence ATGGCCGAAGAATTCTACCTGAAAGCAAACGAAAATGCGCCGGAGACAGGCCCGTTTTCGTCGAAGAAGATGCGGCAGCTTGCCGCCGCTGGGCAGATTACGCCCGAGACCCTCGTACGCAGGGGGGAAAGCTCCTGGGTCCATGCGACCAGCGTCCGCGGATTGGAACTGCCCAGCGGACCGCCGCCGACGGTCGCTCCGTCCACGGCGGCGCCTGTTTCCACGGCCGGCGAAGTGCCGATGGGGATTCCGGTCGAAACGCCAGACGAAGTGAAATCGTCGATTCCGACCTCGCTGGATGACGACCATGGCATTTCGCTGCCGTCGCGGCTGCCGGATCCGACCGGCGGTACCGGCGAAGCGCAGGTTAAAGGCGTGGGAGAAGAGCCGCGGGCATTTGACGAAGACGCGCCGACCCCTCCCTCAATTACGGCGCCTCCGCCACCTCCGCCGGCCGCCCCTGCGGCAGTCGCCGTCGATCCGCCGAAGGAAGAGGAGCCGGAGATCTCGGAGATGATCTCGGTCGCTCCCAGCGACAAGTCGAGCGGCAAAGGAAAGAAGAAAAAAGGGAAAGTGCGTGCGGCTCGCGCCCCTTCCAGCGGATCGAGCTCCGGTGGCGGCTTGGGCGGCCTCTTCAGCTTCAAGACGATGATCGCCCCCTCGGTGATCAAGATTGTCTTTTACGTGGGGCTGACGCTGATTTTGCTCGGTTGGCTCGGGGGAACCGCCGCCCTCCTTTTGATTGGCATGTTCTCTGGACAACCGCTGACGGCGGCGATCGGTGTGGCGGCGACCTACTTCGTCGTCGGCGGCGTGATTAGCCTGCTGAAGATCTTGCTGCTGCGAATTGGCGCCGAGGTGGTGATCGCCTATTTCCAGGCGGTCGAAGACCTGGCCGCGATCCGGGAACGTGGTGCCGAGAAGGTATAG
- a CDS encoding FeoB-associated Cys-rich membrane protein, protein MSDVFQNVGVLLLIAGSATYLAISIWRTVRSEKAGCGGGCKGCGSKQHGPHIGTTLIQLDTKIVEPKR, encoded by the coding sequence ATGTCAGACGTATTTCAGAACGTCGGCGTATTGCTGTTGATCGCGGGCAGCGCAACCTATTTGGCCATCTCGATATGGCGAACCGTCCGCTCCGAAAAAGCAGGCTGCGGCGGTGGTTGCAAGGGCTGCGGCTCCAAGCAGCACGGCCCGCACATCGGCACCACGCTGATTCAGTTAGACACCAAGATCGTCGAACCGAAACGGTAA